The following coding sequences are from one Candidatus Ozemobacteraceae bacterium window:
- a CDS encoding EutN/CcmL family microcompartment protein produces the protein MQIGRVVKKVVSTVKNRVFDAHPLLLVQPVDMGLKPQGSEVLCIDFIGSDIDELVMIMKEGSSVQQMLGIKEAAADAAIVGIVDAIHLHDACIFDKSTEATR, from the coding sequence ATGCAGATCGGAAGAGTCGTCAAAAAGGTCGTATCGACCGTCAAGAACCGCGTTTTCGACGCGCACCCGCTGCTGCTCGTCCAGCCCGTCGACATGGGGCTGAAGCCGCAGGGCTCAGAGGTGCTGTGCATTGATTTTATAGGCTCAGATATAGACGAACTCGTGATGATCATGAAGGAAGGCAGTTCCGTCCAGCAGATGCTGGGCATCAAGGAAGCCGCCGCCGATGCCGCGATCGTGGGCATCGTCGACGCGATACACCTCCACGACGCATGCATTTTCGACAAATCGACCGAAGCCACCCGCTGA
- a CDS encoding EutN/CcmL family microcompartment protein, which produces MYLGRVLGRVVCTQKDHMMEGLKLLIVTAIDGSGNPRGKPFVATDSIGAGAGETVFLCGGGEAALPFPGRQRPPSDATIIGIVDSIER; this is translated from the coding sequence ATGTATCTCGGGCGCGTTCTCGGGCGCGTGGTCTGCACCCAGAAAGACCACATGATGGAGGGGCTGAAGCTCCTCATCGTCACAGCCATCGACGGAAGCGGCAACCCCAGGGGCAAGCCGTTCGTCGCGACAGACTCGATCGGGGCCGGGGCAGGCGAAACCGTCTTCCTGTGCGGCGGCGGCGAAGCCGCCCTCCCCTTCCCCGGCAGGCAGCGCCCCCCGTCGGATGCCACCATCATCGGCATCGTAGACTCGATCGAGCGCTGA